A DNA window from Camelina sativa cultivar DH55 chromosome 17, Cs, whole genome shotgun sequence contains the following coding sequences:
- the LOC104757364 gene encoding F-box protein At1g30200-like, translating into MSYLLRSDPVSRIHPEPQSLTSFDHFDLLPDSLLLLIFDKVADVKDLGRCCIVSRRFHSLVPFVENVLVRVDCVISDDDSSSSDDNNNNRRFSLNAASISDAVAVGGSFSALFRLVFAPIFKPFQALGQFLGPKRSSSFDASFSSIDGEIEQGGVTHHSPTQVLKNFNEIRFLRIELPTGELGIEDGILLKWRADFGSTLDNCMILGASSVIRSKNLENCVVVDEDNGNIPESFYTNGGLKLRVVWTISSLIAASARHYLLQPIITEHKTLDRLVLSDADGQGVLCMDREQLEELRVTPLSASSASKRTLVPALNMRLWYAPQLDLPDGSVLKGATLVAIRPSESKKEVCDASWLSDAFEEPYGTAAKMLIKRRTYCLEMNSF; encoded by the coding sequence atGTCTTATCTTCTCCGCTCCGATCCAGTTTCACGAATCCACCCAGAGCCTCAATCTCTAACCTCTTTCGACCACTTCGATCTTCTCCCTgactctctcctcctcttaatcTTCGATAAAGTCGCCGACGTCAAAGATCTCGGCCGTTGCTGTATCGTCTCCCGTAGATTCCACTCTCTCGTCCCTTTCGTTGAAAACGTTCTCGTCCGCGTTGATTGTGTTATCTCCGATGacgactcttcttcttctgatgataataataacaaccGTCGATTCTCACTCAACGCTGCTTCGATTTCAGACGCCGTCGCTGTTGGCGGCTCTTTCTCCGCTTTGTTCCGTCTCGTCTTCGCTCCAATTTTCAAACCTTTCCAAGCTCTAGGACAGTTCCTAGGACCGAAACGATCGTCTTCCTTCGACGCGTCGTTTTCGTCCATCGACGGTGAGATCGAGCAAGGCGGCGTAACGCATCACTCTCCAACGCAGGTTTTGAAAAACTTTAACGAGATTCGGTTTCTGAGAATCGAACTCCCTACAGGTGAATTAGGGATCGAGGATGGTATATTACTGAAATGGAGAGCTGATTTTGGATCTACGCTTGATAACTGTATGATTCTCGGCGCATCTTCGGTGATTAGATCGAAGAATCTTGAgaattgtgttgttgttgatgaagaCAATGGTAACATACCTGAATCGTTCTACACTAACGGAGGACTTAAGCTCCGTGTAGTGTGGACGATTAGCTCGTTGATCGCAGCTTCAGCTCGGCATTATCTTCTCCAGCCGATCATCACTGAGCACAAGACATTAGATCGTTTGGTTTTATCTGATGCTGATGGACAAGGTGTTTTGTGTATGGATAGAGAACAGCTTGAAGAGCTTAGAGTTACTCCTTTATCAGCTTCTTCTGCTTCGAAGAGGACGCTTGTGCCTGCATTGAACATGAGGCTGTGGTATGCTCCGCAGTTGGATTTGCCTGATGGTTCGGTTTTGAAAGGTGCGACGTTGGTGGCTATTAGGCCGAGTGAGTCTAAGAAGGAAGTTTGTGATGCTTCTTGGTTGTCTGATGCGTTTGAGGAACCGTATGGGACTGCGGCTAAGATGTTGATCAAGAGGAGGACTTATTGTTTGGAGATGAACTCGTTCTGA
- the LOC104757366 gene encoding transcription factor TCP24-like, giving the protein MELDEHVEVQRQQQQSRKLQRFTDDNTGMMKDWNNPSSRIIRVSRASGGKDRHSKVLTSKGLRDRRIRLSVATAIQFYDLQDRLGFDQPSKAVEWLINAASDSITDLPPINTNFDLENQNQTKSACSSGTSESSLLSLSRTEIRGKARERARERTAKDRDKDLQNAHQSSFTQLLTGGFDQQQQQQQPDNHRNWTGGSDCFNPVQFIPNSSSTSHQEPPTMNQNNHPFSFVPDQYNFGISSSSALNGGYSSRGTLQSNSQSLFLNNNITQRASISSSSSSSSSPMDSQSISFFMATPPPLDHHSHQLPSTFDGRLYLYYGEGNRNSDDKDKDRR; this is encoded by the exons ATGGAATTGGACGAACACGTTGAGgtacaaagacaacaacaacaaagcaggAAGCTACAGAGATTTACAGACGACAACACCGGAATGATGAAGGATTGGAACAATCCATCGTCTCGTATCATTAGGGTTTCACGAGCTTCAGGAGGCAAAGATCGACACAGCAAAGTCTTGACATCAAAAG GTTTGAGAGATAGGAGGATACGTCTCTCAGTAGCTACAGCCATCCAGTTCTATGATCTTCAAGATCGTCTTGGATTTGATCAGCCAAGCAAAGCTGTTGAGTGGCTTATCAATGCAGCTTCTGATTCAATCACTGATCTTCCTCCGATCAACACTAACTTCGATCTTGAGAATCAGAACCAGACCAAATCTGCTTGTAGTAGTGGAACATCTGAGAGCTCGTTGTTGTCTTTGTCTAGGACAGAGATTCGtgggaaagcaagagagagagctagagagAGAACTGCTAAAGATAGAGATAAAGATTTGCAGAATGCTCATCAGAGCTCATTCACTCAGCTTCTCACCGGTGGCTttgaccaacaacaacaacaacaacagccgGATAACCACCGGAATTGGACCGGTGGTTCTGATTGTTTCAACCCGGTTCAGTTCATACCAAACTCATCCTCAACATCTCATCAAGAGCCACCAACAATGAATCAGAATAATCATCCATTCTCCTTTGTACCTGATCAATACAACTTtggaatctcttcttcttctgccctTAATGGAGGTTACAGTAGTAGGGGGACCCTTCAGTCCAATtcacaatctctctttctcaacaacaacattacTCAAAGGGCATCgatttcgtcttcttcttcttcttcatcttctccaatgGATAGTCAGAGCATTTCCTTTTTCATGGCTACACCTCCTCCTCTTGACCACCATAGCCACCAGCTTCCTTCTACTTTTGATGGCCGTTTGTATCTTTATTACGGCGAAGGAAACAGGAACTCCGATGACAAAGATAAAGATAGGAGATAG